CCTTCAAACCACCGTCTACTTCAATCCAAGGATCGAGACCGCGCTCATCGCACATTTGACGCAACTGACGGATTTTCGGCAACACACCGGGAATAAAGCTTTGTCCACCAAACCCAGGGTTCACGCTCATGATCAGCACCAAATCGCAGAGTTCTAGCACATAATCAATCAGCTCTAGCGGCGTACCAGGATTCAGAACCACCCCAGCTTGCTTGCCTAGTTCCTTGATTTGCCCAAGGGTACGGTGCAGGTGAGGAGAAGCGTTGTGTTCAGCATGGACGGAGATGATGTCTGCTCCAGCTTTGGCAAAATCTGCCACATACTTCTCAGGTTCAACGATCATCAAATGGACATCGAGCGGCTTTTGGGTCACCGGGCGAATCGCTTCTACAATCAGGGGACCAATAGTGATGTTGGGCACAAACCGACCGTCCATCACATCCACATGGATCCAATCGGCTCCAGCTTGATCAACCGCCTGAATTTCTTCGCCAAGGCGGCTAAAATCTGCTGATAGGATGGATGGAGCAATTACAGTTTGCTTAGCGGTTTGGGCGTGGCTCATAGGTCTCTCCTGCTTTCCGGTGTCTTGACCTTAGTGTAGCAAAGTGAGTCCCACGCCTTGAATAGGATTGATCCCCGAACCCTATCTTTCCCATGAGAATTCAGCAATTTGGCGGAGTATGACAGTCCATGGCTCAAGCACACATCGCCCAGCGAACCCTCTGGTTCCTCGGCGGCCTCGCTACATCCTTAATTGGTATTCCAGCGTTAGCCTTAATCACCTCCGTGGGAGAAGACGGCATTGATGCCCGGCGCTTGCATGATGATCCCTACAATATTACCGGCGCAAAAATCAGTATTGGGCAAGTTGAAATTGGGCGTCCTCCCATGTTTGGCCTAGACAAAACGGCTCCCGAAAATTTTGCCGTGCGGCTGAGTCAAGTCTTTTTTCAAGACGAGCCCGCCAGTGCCAATGACTATGTGGACGGCCATGCCTCCAACGTTGCCAGTGTCATGATCAGCACCGACAAGTCGCTGACAGGAGTAGCTCCAGGAGCCCGGCTCTATTCTGCTGCTGCTGGCTTTATGCCGGGGAATGGCCAACCGGTGGAATGCCTTGCCTCTCAAACCGTGGCACTACAAAATGGCAATGATGTCCGAGCCATTAACTTTAGCTTTGGCGAGTCCCTGCTGCGCGATCCGCGTCCAGATGCACGGCTCGACGGTAATGCGTTACTCACTCAATGTATTGATTGGTCTGCCAATATCCATAATGTGCTGTATGTGATTGCTGGCAACCAAGGTCGGGGTGGCATTCCCATTCCCACGGATAATTTCAACGGCATGAACGTATCCAATTCTCGGCAGATTGATGGGGAATTTATCAAAGTCGATGTCTCCAACCTAGGCAGTGAACCCGAGGTGGTCATTGGACGACTGCCC
This Candidatus Obscuribacterales bacterium DNA region includes the following protein-coding sequences:
- the rpe gene encoding ribulose-phosphate 3-epimerase, encoding MSHAQTAKQTVIAPSILSADFSRLGEEIQAVDQAGADWIHVDVMDGRFVPNITIGPLIVEAIRPVTQKPLDVHLMIVEPEKYVADFAKAGADIISVHAEHNASPHLHRTLGQIKELGKQAGVVLNPGTPLELIDYVLELCDLVLIMSVNPGFGGQSFIPGVLPKIRQLRQMCDERGLDPWIEVDGGLKANNTWQVLEAGANAVVAGSAVFKAPSYAEAIEGIRNSKRSEPELAKV